TTTGCCAACCTGCTGGACAACGCCATCAAGTTCAGTGAAGGAGAAGACCTGGTCACCATCGAAACACGCCGAAGCGCGCCGTCAGGCGGTAAACGGCACGGCGAATCTGTCCGCTTGCGGCCGGATATTGCCCACATTTTCGTCGCCTTTCACAATCGCGGCAAGGATCTGCCCATGCAGGATCTGGGAGCCATGTTCGACAAGTTCTACACGAGCAATCACAAAAACCCGGCCGCCAAAAAAGGCTTGGGCCTGGGGCTTAACTTTTGTAAGCTCGTTGCGGAGGGACACGGGGGACATATCTGGGCGGAGACCACGGACGACGGCCTGCGCATCGTGCTGGCCCTGCCGGTCCCCGACCCTTCAAAAGATATTTGAAGGGGATTCAACCCGCGCATTGCCCGGAGGTACAAATGCCCAAAAGCGGACCGTTTAAAGTTTTTCTGGCCGACGACCACCCCCTGCTTCGCACCGGCTTGCGCATGGGCCTGAGCCAGTTTTCCGACATCGACTTTATCGGTGAAGCCAACGACGGCTTCAAGGCTGTGGAAAGGATCAAGCAGAACCCCCCGGACGCGGCGCTCATCGATGTCGACATGCCCGGGCTTTCCGGAGTGGCGGCGGTGCGCATGCTGCGCAAACATTATCCGGAGATGACCCTGCTGATTCTTTCTTCATACAGCGACAAGCACTTCATCGAAGAAGCCATGCAGGCCGGAGCCGACGGTTATGTGCTCAAAAGCATCGACATCACCGATCTGGTCGAGCTTATCCGGGCTTTTGTCAACAAAGAACACCCCATGTCGCCATACCTGATGGATCTGGCCGTCGACTGGGAAGACACCCGCCCGGACATGGAACCGGACGAAGAAGACGACCCTGAGGATTTTCTCACCCGCCGGGAAAAACAGATCCTCGACTGCCTGGCCCGCGGCCAGGGCAACAAGGAAATCAGCAACAGCCTGTTCATCAGCCCGGAAACCGTCAAAACCCACATCAAAAACATTTTTAAAAAACTGGATGTGAAAAGTCGCCTCGAAGCCGTTATCGCCGCCAAGGAGCGAAAGCTCATCAACTGAGAAAAACCACATGGGCAGAATTTTTCGTGCGCCGCATTTCACGCCGCACGATCACTGGCCTCAGGCTGTCACCCCTTATCGAAAAACACCCCATGATCTGCTTCTTGTACAGTTTTCCCCTGGACCATTTCGACCCGCTGATCATTTACCAGCGCCTCTATCCCACCGGTCCCGGTTTCCTTGAGAGCCCGCAAACTGCTTCCGGGACGGCGCGCTTCAGCATCGTGCCGCTACGCCGACGGGAGTCCTACCGCCTGGATGGCAGCGGCCTTGAACGTATCGAGAACGGCCGAACGACCCCTCTGCCCGGCGATCCCTTCGTCACGCTGGACGCCATCCTGAACCAACGCAAACTCTCTTCCGATACCTTTCAACTGCCTTTTGCCGGCGGTTTTTTTGGCTTTCTCGGTTACGACCTGGCGATGCACATCGAAAACCTGCCCTGCATTGCCAGGCGGGACCGAAACATTCCCGGCCTGTGGCTGGACTGGATCGACCTTGCTGCAATCTTCGACCACCACCAGCAAATCCTCACGCTCGTTTCCCTCGACCCGCGGGACAATCTGGAACAGTGGGAACGCGCGATACGCCAGGCGCTGCGGCAGCCGGCGGCAGACACGCAGCCTTTCCGTGTCAGCTGCCCGGCCCCCGGCATGGAGCAGCAGGCGTTCGAAGAGCGGGTGCGCCGCGCCAAACACTACATCGCCCGCGGGGATATCTATCAGGCCAATCTTTCGGTGCGTTTCGATTCGCGCTGTGACATTTCCGCCATCGACCTCTACCGGCGGTTGCGCCGCATCAACCCCAGCCCTTTCGCAGCCCTGCTGCACACCCCGCACCTGGACATCATCTCCGCTTCACCAGAGAGGCTGATACGGCTGCAAAACGGCATTGCGGAGACCCGCCCCATCGCCGGCACCCGGCCGCGGGGTGAAAGCGCCCCCGACGATGAGCGGCTGCGCCAGGAATTGCTGGCCAATCCCAAGGAGCGCGCCGAACATATCATGCTGCTCGATCTGGAACGCAACGATCTGGGGAAGGTCTGCCAACCCTCCAGCGTTGAGGTCGACGAACTGATGGTGCTGGAGCGCTATTCCCACGTCACCCACATCGTTTCCAACGTCAAGGGACGCCTGCGCAAAAATGTCGGGCCTTTTGCCCTGCTGCGGGCGGTATTTCCCGGCGGCACCATTACCGGCGCGCCGAAGAAACGCTGCATGGAAATCATCGAGGAACTCGAACCGACGGGGCGCGGCACTTACACCGGAAGCGCCGGCTATGTCAGCATCACCGGCAACATGGATTTCAATATTCTGATCCGCAGTTTCCAGAAATTCGACAGGGAACTGACCTATCAGGTCGGCGCCGGCATTGTTGCCGACTCCGATCCGACCCGCGAATGGCAGGAATGTCTGCACAAGGCCGCGGCCTTGCGCCTGGCCCTCGGACTGGCATCATGATCGTGAACCTCGACGGCCGGTTTTGCACCGCCGAACAAGCCTGCCTGCCACTGCAAGACAGCGCCCTGCTGTTCGGCGACTCCCTGTTTGAAACCATCAAGGTGCAAAACAACAAGGTGTTGCGAATCGAAGCCCACCTGGACCGACTGGCGCTGTCGGCCTCGCTGCTCGACTTCCCCCGCAACCACGACGAGGTCCGCACCAACCTTCTGCAAACCGCCGAACGCTGCCCCTGGCCTTTGGCGCGCCTGCGCCTGACCCTCACCAGGGGAATCTGTAATGGACTTGCGGTACCGCCAGCACAGCATGCCCGAACCATCATCACCGCCGTCTCCTGCAGCGACCCCGACGACACTCAGCGCAAGGCCGGAGCCACGTGCGTTTTTGCCCCCAACCGGCGCGTCAACCCCCTCTCCCACCTGCCGCAGATGAAGCGCGGCAATTACGCCGACTGCCTCTACGCCGCCCGCTACGCCCAGTCACGAGGGGCCCGCGAGGCACTGTTCCGCACTGACGAGGGTCATATACTCGAAGGCGCCACCAGCAATTTGTTCCTTATCCGGGACAAAACCCTGATTACCCCGGCCGCCGGAGAACTGGTCCTGGCCGGCGTCATGCGTCGCCAGGTCCTGCAGGCGGCCGATACCCTCGGCTTTACCGTCAGACAGCAGCCCATCGACATGCAGACTCTTTTCCAGGCCGATGAAGCTTTTCTCACCAATGCCATTATCGAAATCATGCCCATTGCCCGGCTGGAAAATTTCCCCCTTAAACGCGGCCCCCTGGCCCTGGAGCTGCTGCAGGCCATCCGCAATGGCGCGGCATCCTGAACAAACGGCCAGTCTCTACCAAAACCTCTTGACCATCGGCAAACATGTCTTTATAATCCATCCCACTTTGCCGAAGTGGTGGAATTGGTAGACACGTCGGTCTCAAAAACCGATTGCTTATGGCAGTGCCGGTTCGATTCCGGCCTTCGGCACCAATAGAGAAAATGGCCCCTGATCCGTCA
This portion of the Syntrophotalea acetylenica genome encodes:
- a CDS encoding anthranilate synthase component I family protein, whose product is MICFLYSFPLDHFDPLIIYQRLYPTGPGFLESPQTASGTARFSIVPLRRRESYRLDGSGLERIENGRTTPLPGDPFVTLDAILNQRKLSSDTFQLPFAGGFFGFLGYDLAMHIENLPCIARRDRNIPGLWLDWIDLAAIFDHHQQILTLVSLDPRDNLEQWERAIRQALRQPAADTQPFRVSCPAPGMEQQAFEERVRRAKHYIARGDIYQANLSVRFDSRCDISAIDLYRRLRRINPSPFAALLHTPHLDIISASPERLIRLQNGIAETRPIAGTRPRGESAPDDERLRQELLANPKERAEHIMLLDLERNDLGKVCQPSSVEVDELMVLERYSHVTHIVSNVKGRLRKNVGPFALLRAVFPGGTITGAPKKRCMEIIEELEPTGRGTYTGSAGYVSITGNMDFNILIRSFQKFDRELTYQVGAGIVADSDPTREWQECLHKAAALRLALGLAS
- a CDS encoding aminotransferase class IV, translated to MIVNLDGRFCTAEQACLPLQDSALLFGDSLFETIKVQNNKVLRIEAHLDRLALSASLLDFPRNHDEVRTNLLQTAERCPWPLARLRLTLTRGICNGLAVPPAQHARTIITAVSCSDPDDTQRKAGATCVFAPNRRVNPLSHLPQMKRGNYADCLYAARYAQSRGAREALFRTDEGHILEGATSNLFLIRDKTLITPAAGELVLAGVMRRQVLQAADTLGFTVRQQPIDMQTLFQADEAFLTNAIIEIMPIARLENFPLKRGPLALELLQAIRNGAAS
- a CDS encoding response regulator transcription factor codes for the protein MPKSGPFKVFLADDHPLLRTGLRMGLSQFSDIDFIGEANDGFKAVERIKQNPPDAALIDVDMPGLSGVAAVRMLRKHYPEMTLLILSSYSDKHFIEEAMQAGADGYVLKSIDITDLVELIRAFVNKEHPMSPYLMDLAVDWEDTRPDMEPDEEDDPEDFLTRREKQILDCLARGQGNKEISNSLFISPETVKTHIKNIFKKLDVKSRLEAVIAAKERKLIN